The following coding sequences lie in one Arachis ipaensis cultivar K30076 chromosome B03, Araip1.1, whole genome shotgun sequence genomic window:
- the LOC107631211 gene encoding MACPF domain-containing protein NSL1, translating to MNQEIKLNMGLNRSIAGMDPQLAAEKAVSVIGQGYDLCSDIRFSACKSSTLIEIDHKHTRDMLFPVPGSIRVHNVPSSIKCDKGERTRFHSDVLTFNQMSEHFNRQLSLSGKIPSGVFNAMFDMRKCWPKDAAATKSLAFDGCFISLYTVELDRTNLTLSDQVKKDVPSSWNPAALASFIDKYGTHVIVGVKMGGKDVVHIKQSKNSDLPPAELQKLLKQLADERFSEDSNPSSNANPAQISGKLKDDHAKLWRQNHFPPAGRPVVKSHSKNDEIMSVSVRRGGIDIRQPYNQWLQTILQSPNVISMSFVPITSLLNSVPGNGFLSHAVNLYLRYKPAIEDLHHFLEFQLPRQWAPMYGDLPLGYGHKHKKNMSPSLQFSLMGPKLYVNTVKVDSGNRPVTGIRLYLESKKNDHLAIHLQHLAEIPGFLEISEDNGYEPIDEPVERGYYEPVKWSMFSHVYTAPVQYNSSRIDESTAIVTKAWFEVKLVGMKKVLFLRLGFSTVASAKIRRSEWDGPSTMSRKSGFFSALMSTKLSKELKSSPEKANKVEINSAIYQGGPPVPTRAPRMLSFVDTKEMVRGPEDTPGYWVVTGAKLCVDNGRISIKAKYSLLTVIPEEAIE from the exons ATGAatcaagaaataaaattaaatatgggTTTGAATAGAAGCATTGCGGGGATGGATCCACAGCTGGCTGCGGAGAAAGCAGTGTCAGTGATTGGTCAAGGCTATGATCTCTGCAGCGACATAAGATTCTCCGCCTGCAAGTCTTCCACGTTGATCGAGATTGATCATAAACACACCAGGGACATGCTCTTCCCAGTTCCAGGTTCAATTCGTGTCCACAACGTTCCCTCTTCCATCAAGTGTGACAAAGGTGAACGCACAAGGTTCCATTCCGATGTTCTCACCTTCAACCAG ATGTCGGAGCATTTTAACAGGCAGTTATCTCTGTCTGGGAAGATACCATCGGGAGTTTTCAATGCTATGTTTGACATGAGGAAGTGTTGGCCGAAGGATGCAGCTGCAACTAAGAGCCTTGCTTTTGATGGATGCTTCATATCATTGTACACCGTTGAATTGGATAGAACTAACTTAACCCTTTCCGATCAAGTCAAGAAAGATGTTCCTTCTTCCTGGAACCCTGCAGCTCTTGCCTC GTTCATTGACAAGTATGGCACCCATGTGATTGTTGGCGTCAAGATGGGAGGTAAAGATGTGGTCCACATCAAGCAGTCAAAGAATTCAGATCTTCCACCCGCTGAACTGCAGAAACTACTAAAACAACTAGCTGATGAGAGGTTTTCAGAGGATTCGAATCCATCTTCCAATGCCAATCCTGCTCAAATATCAGGAAAACTAAAG GATGATCATGCCAAGCTGTGGAGGCAGAACCATTTTCCTCCTGCTGGAAGACCAGTTGTAAAAAGCCACTCCAAGAATGAT GAAATCATGAGTGTTTCGGTCCGCAGGGGAGGCATTGATATTCGTCAGCCTTATAACCAGTGGCTTCAAACCATACTACAATCCCCCAATGTCATATCAATGTCTTTTGTTCCTATTACTTCCTTACTCAACTCTGTTCCAGGCAATGGATTCTTGAGTCACGCCGTTAATTTGTATCTTAGAT ATAAACCTGCCATAGAGGATCTCCATCATTTTCTGGAATTTCAGTTGCCACGGCAATGGGCACCAATGTATGGAGATCTGCCTCTTGGATATGGCCACAAGCATAAGAAAAACATGTCTCCATCACTTCAGTTCAGTCTCATGGGACCCAAGCTTTATGTTAACACTGTCAAG GTTGATTCCGGGAACCGTCCTGTAACAGGGATTCGTTTGTACTTAGAAAGCAAAAAGAATGATCACTTGGCAATCCATCTTCAGCATCTTGCAGAGATTCCTGGTTTCCTTGAAATCTCAGAAGACAACGGCTATGAACCCATCGATGAACCGGTCGAAAGAGGCTACTACGAACCGGTAAAATGGAGCATGTTTTCTCATGTGTACACAGCACCTGTTCAGTACAACAGCTCCAGAATAGACGAGTCCACAGCCATAGTAACAAAGGCATGGTTTGAGGTGAAGCTTGTGGGAATGAAGAAGGTTCTGTTCCTAAGGCTTGGATTCTCAACCGTGGCATCGGCCAAAATCCGGAGATCAGAATGGGATGGACCTTCTACAATGTCTAGAAAATCAGGATTCTTCTCTGCCTTGATGAGCACAAAGCTGAGCAAAGAGTTGAAATCCTCGCCGGAGAAGGCGAATAAGGTGGAGATAAACTCAGCAATCTATCAAGGTGGTCCTCCAGTGCCAACAAGGGCTCCAAGAATGCTCAGCTTTGTAGACACAAAAGAAATGGTTAGGGGCCCAGAGGATACACCTGGATATTGGGTTGTCACAGGTGCAAAGTTGTGTGTGGATAATGGCAGAATCTCAATCAAAGCCAAGTATTCTTTGTTGACTGTTATACCAGAAGAAGCTATAGAGTAA
- the LOC107631210 gene encoding 17.3 kDa class I heat shock protein, with product MSLIPSFFGGRRSNVFDPFSLDVWDPFKDFQFPSSLTSSDNSAFVNTRVDWKETPEAHVFKADLPGLKKEEVKVEIEDNSVLQISGERNVEKEDKNDTWHRVERSSGKFMRRFRLPENAKMDEVKAAMENGVLTVTVPKAEVKKPDVKPIQITG from the coding sequence atgtCGCTGATTCCAAGTTTCTTCGGTGGCCGAAGGAGCAACGTCTTCGATCCTTTCTCCCTCGACGTTTGGGACCCCTTTAAAGACTTCCAATTCCCGAGCTCTCTTACTTCTTCCGACAATTCTGCGTTCGTCAACACTCGTGTGGACTGGAAGGAGACTCCCGAAGCACATGTGTTCAAGGCTGATCTTCCTGGTCTGAAGAAGGAGGAAGTGAAGGTTGAGATCGAAGATAACAGTGTCCTTCAGATCAGCGGCGAGAGGAACGTTGAGAAGGAGGACAAGAACGACACCTGGCACCGTGTGGAGCGCAGCAGCGGCAAGTTCATGCGGAGGTTCAGGCTCCCCGAGAACGCCAAGATGGATGAGGTGAAGGCAGCCATGGAGAATGGTGTTCTCACTGTCACTGTTCCCAAAGCAGAAGTTAAGAAACCCGATGTTAAGCCCATTCAGATCACTGGTTAA
- the LOC107633732 gene encoding uncharacterized protein LOC107633732: MADEFNEDGNTAFDSEQENQDADNNDRAIVTHQGVTNQHKEGTSGGCLEQLEQELERQREDERNLRNVIERRKELEEKLRRLESSLKGQNSRSDRENSPLGGEDPFSEDIMRAKVPKNFKSPDMDLYDGTTDPKHHLSNFKSWMYLADAFDATRCKAFPTTLTKAAMKWFGSLPPRSVSSFDDLSRKFLIRFSIQKDKVKHAPSLLGVKQEVGEPLRDYIKRFNKACLEIQDLPTEAIIMGLVNGLREGPFSQSISKRHPTSLSDVQERAEKYINIEENARLRETSWRPGHSHSSNEREKEPKKKEEVGPERPRRYHSYTPLRVFLVDVYREICHTERLPPPRPIKNKKGGSHGDYCEYQKLAREGQLDRYLMERSEHHDKRKRDEEDRRDPPPQTPERHIHMISGGFAGGGLTKSS; the protein is encoded by the exons ACTCACCAAGGGGTGACTAATCAGCACAAAGAAGGCACTTCGGGG GGGTGCCTGGAGCAGTTGGAGCAAGAGCTAGAACGACAGCGAGAGGATGAGAGAAATTTGAGGAATGTGATTGAGCGACGAAAGGAGCTTGAGGAAAAACTCCGAAGGCTAGAATCCTCTCTCAAAGGTCAAAACTCTCGCAGTGACCGAGAAAACTCTCCCTTGGGAGGAGAAGATCCATTCAGTGAGGACATTATGAGGGCAAAAGTGCCAAAAAACTTTAAAAGCCCTGATATGGACCTTTATGATGGAACCACGGATCCAAAGCATCATTTAAGCAATTTTAAAAGTTGGATGTACCTAGCCGATGCTTTTGATGCTACTCGTTGCAAGGCTTTCCCGACAACCCTGActaaagcagcgatgaagtggttcggtAGTCTCCCCCCGAGGTCAGTCAGTAGTTTTGATGACCTCTCGCGGAAGTTCCTCATACGATTCTCAATCCAAAAGGATAAGGTAAAGCACGCACCGAGCCTCCTAggagtaaaacaggaggtcggagaacctttaAGGGACTACAtaaaaaggttcaacaaagcgtgtttggagattcaagacctgcccacggAGGCAATAATTATGGGCCTAGTAAATGGACTCCGAGAAGGCCCCTTCTCCCAGTCCATCTCGAAAAGGCACCCAACATCCCTGAGTGATGTACAGGAGAgagctgagaagtacatcaaTATAGAAGAAAATGCCAGACTTCGAGAGACAAGCTGGCGACCTGGGCACTCTCACTCATcaaatgagagagaaaaagagccCAAAAAGAAAGAGGAAGTCGGCCCTGAAAGGCCTAGGAGATATCACTCCTATACTCCTCTACGAGTTTTCCTAGTTGACGTATACAGGGAAATTTGCCATACTGAAAGACTACCTCCCCCTAGgcccataaaaaataaaaagggagggAGTCATGGTGACTACTGTGAGTACC aaaaactgGCCAGAGAAGGTCAGCTGgacagatatctcatggaaaggtcagaACATCATGACAAGAGGAAGCGAGACGAAGAGGACCGAAGAGATCCACCACCGCAGACCCCAGAAAGACATATACAcatgatctcaggagggtttgcTGGAGGTGGTCTCACAAAGTCATCATGA